A region from the Enterobacteriaceae endosymbiont of Donacia clavipes genome encodes:
- the rplU gene encoding 50S ribosomal protein L21, with amino-acid sequence MYAIFESCGKQYKVIQGQTIKLEKIKGKIGNDIEFKNVLMIYNVNKIIIGNPIIIGAKIIAKLILHGKEKKIKIIKFHRRKHFKKIQGHRQLFTSIKILKIQNSK; translated from the coding sequence ATGTATGCAATTTTTGAAAGCTGTGGTAAGCAATATAAAGTTATTCAAGGACAAACTATTAAATTAGAAAAAATTAAAGGAAAAATTGGTAATGATATTGAATTTAAAAATGTTTTAATGATATATAATGTAAATAAAATAATTATTGGTAATCCTATTATCATAGGAGCAAAAATAATAGCTAAATTAATTTTACATGGAAAAGAAAAAAAAATTAAAATAATTAAATTTCATAGAAGAAAGCATTTTAAAAAAATACAAGGTCATCGTCAACTATTTACTAGTATTAAAATACTTAAAATTCAAAATTCGAAATAA
- the rpmA gene encoding 50S ribosomal protein L27: MAHKKAGGSSRNGRDSHSKRLGIKCFGGEKVKAGFIIIRQRGTKFHAGNNVGCGRDHTLFSKINGIVKFTKKGLKQKKYINVLKK, encoded by the coding sequence ATGGCACATAAGAAAGCTGGAGGATCTTCTAGAAATGGAAGAGATTCACATTCAAAACGTTTAGGTATAAAATGTTTTGGTGGAGAAAAAGTAAAAGCAGGATTTATTATAATAAGACAAAGAGGAACAAAATTTCATGCAGGAAATAATGTTGGTTGTGGTAGAGATCATACTTTATTTTCAAAAATAAATGGTATTGTAAAATTTACAAAAAAAGGGTTAAAACAAAAAAAATATATTAATGTTTTAAAAAAATAA